A DNA window from Daucus carota subsp. sativus chromosome 3, DH1 v3.0, whole genome shotgun sequence contains the following coding sequences:
- the LOC108212737 gene encoding uncharacterized protein LOC108212737, protein MASNNFSLSIPTFKGDHYNSWAIKMKSYLKAMSLWETIESDVELTILPQNPTAAQIKKRDEEAAREAKALSCIHSAVSDGIFTSIMTCESPKEAWSTLKEEFEGNAKTKLMQVLNLKREFEMQRMKGNETIKEYVSKLMSIVNQIRLFGESFASERVVDKILVSVPEKYESKISSLEDSKDLSKITLVELVNALSAVDQRRLMREEENGGKTEGLLLAKSSFAKATSNKVQCNHCHKIGHEEKDCWNKGKPQCFKCKRYGHLAKNCRFQGDEEIMAQLMEAEPLL, encoded by the coding sequence atggcGTCAAATAATTTTTCCCTTTCGATACCTACATTCAAAGGAGATCACTATAATTCATGGGCTATCAAAATGAAATCATATTTGAAAGCTATGAGTCTGTGGGAAACAATTGAAAGTGATGTTGAATTAACCATTCTTCCACAAAATCCAACCGCAGCTCAAATCAAAAAACGTGACGAGGAAGCAGCAAGAGAAGCAAAGGCACTCTCATGTATTCATTCGGCGGTGTCGGATGGAATCTTTACAAGTATCATGACTTGTGAGTCACCAAAAGAGGCATGGAGCACGTTAAAGGAAGAGTTTGAAGGAAATGCTAAAACAAAGTTGATGCAAGTTTTGAATCTCAAACGAGAATTCGAGATGCAGCGGATGAAGGGGAACGAAACTATTAAGGAATATGTGAGTAAGCTTATGAgcattgttaatcaaataaggTTGTTTGGTGAATCATTTGCCAGCGAGAGGGTTGTTGATAAAATTCTGGTGAGTGTTCCTGAAAAATATGAGTCTAAAATATCCTCACTTGAAGATTCCAAAGACCTATCCAAAATAACCCTAGTGGAATTAGTCAATGCTCTTAGTGCCGTAGATCAAAGGAGATTAATGAGGGAGGAAGAAAATGGAGGAAAAACTGAAGGACTCCTATTAGCGAAAAGTTCATTTGCAAAAGCCACAAGTAACAAAGTTCAATGCAACCACTGTCATAAAATTGGTCACGAAGAAAAGGACTGCTGGAACAAAGGAAAGCCACAATGCTTCAAATGCAAGAGATATGGACACTTGGCAAAGAATTGTAGATTTCAAGGTGATGAAGAAATCATGGCACAACTGATGGAGGCAGAACCTCTACTTTAG
- the LOC108212738 gene encoding B3 domain-containing protein Os01g0234100-like: protein MTAPNNETSHQYMPVEEDILMPVLSADTAVHVGTDAKSTSCKRKRGMDKVAKHSGDPSSTSSIALQEAQKLVLGLPDGSPSFTKLMKSTHVSGSFWLSLPANFCERYLSKCDQKIDLEDEAGQTYQVTYLTKNHAFSGGWRGFVQAHKLSKGDVLIFQQITPLKFKVIIVRGNYHEEAEGGGEEKDDEEEEALTLLNLSSSEQGLEEEEEATAAVTLVTLSSSEQAPMEIVSSSCQLPAERPTTSTLLICDIERSLSLNIEKFQTDLRDCDVYDKLPEHLRIKYYELCCSQNKLLHRYLKGKENSIYVAGMIAGVTAISDSIRSSNLSTPLDRLRDWDRQLEGFQHLGMEVSFIRERLHRLTSLADNPDKEEGSTRIKEATSERDIIIDQVVEMNKTIDSLNKEIKRLQDKEVMDRLNYLKEAGASW, encoded by the exons ATGACGGCCCCTAATAATGAAACCAGCCACCAGTACATGCCAGTTGAAGAGGATATACTGATGCCG GTATTATCAGCTGATACGGCTGTCCATGTTGGTACTGATGCTAAAAGCACAAG TTGCAAAAGAAAGAGGGGAATGGACAAAGTAGCCAAACATTCAGGAGACCCAAGTAGTACTTCTAGTATTGCTTTGCAAGAAGCTCAAAAGCTTGTCCTAGGATTGCCTGATGGGTCTCCTAGTTTTACTAAGTTGATGAAGTCAACACATGTTAGTGgaagtttttggttg AGCCTTCCTGCAAACTTTTGTGAAAGATATTTGTCAAAGTGTGATCAAAAGATTGATTTAGAAGATGAAGCTGGTCAAACTTATCAAGTAACATATCTCACAAAGAACCATGCATTTAGTGGTGGATGGAGGGGATTTGTACAGGCACACAAATTATCTAAGGGTGATGTGTTAATATTTCAACAGATCACGCCTCTTAAGTTCAAG GTGATTATTGTCAGAGGCAATTATCATGAAGAAGCAGAAGGAGGaggagaagaaaaagatgatgaagaagaagaagctctTACCTTACTCAACTTATCATCTTCAGAACAAGGtctggaagaagaagaagaagcaacAGCAGCTGTTACCTTAGTCACCTTATCATCTTCCGAACAAG CCCCTATGGAAATAGTTAGCAGCAGTTGTCAGCTCCCTGCAGAGAGGCCTACTACAAGTACACTCCTGATCTGTGACATTGAAAGAAGCTTATCTCTCAACATCGAAAAGTTTCAAACTGATCTGCGGGACTGTGATGTATATGATAAGCTTCCGGAACATCTCAGAATCAAGTACTATGAGCTCTGCTGTTCCCAGAATAAGCTCCTGCATCGATATCTCAAGGGTAAAGAGAACTCCATATATGTTGCAGGAATGATTGCAGGGGTGACTGCTATATCTGATTCGATAAGATCCAGCAACCTAAGCACCCCGCTTGATAGGCTCAGAGACTGGGACAGACAGTTAGAAGGTTTTCAGCACTTGGGCATGGAGGTGAGCTTTATCCGTGAGCGGCTACACAGACTTACAAGTCTTGCCGATAATCCAGACAAGGAAGAAGGATCAACAAGGATTAAAGAAGCAACAAGTGAGAGAGATATTATTATAGATCAGGTTGTGGAGATGAATAAGACCATTGACAGTCTTAATAAGGAAATTAAGCGTCTCCAGGATAAAGAGGTGATGGATAGACTTAATTACCTCAAAGAAGCCGGCGCATCTTGGTGA